Proteins encoded by one window of Streptococcus suis S735:
- a CDS encoding cold-shock protein — MVQGTVKWFNAEKGFGFIAQENGPDVFAHFSEIQSNGFKSLEDGQKVTFEVEQGQRGLQATNITKIG; from the coding sequence ATGGTACAAGGTACAGTTAAATGGTTTAATGCAGAAAAGGGATTTGGTTTTATTGCTCAAGAAAACGGTCCAGATGTATTTGCACACTTTTCTGAAATTCAGTCTAATGGTTTCAAATCGTTGGAAGATGGTCAAAAAGTGACATTTGAAGTGGAGCAAGGCCAACGTGGTCTTCAAGCAACCAATATTACAAAAATTGGATAA
- the rsmG gene encoding 16S rRNA (guanine(527)-N(7))-methyltransferase RsmG, with translation MKPEVFYKTLADQGIQLTDQQKHQFHRYFQLLVEWNEKINLTAITEESEVYLKHFYDSIAPLLQGHIQNEPLRLLDIGAGAGFPSLPMKIIFPQLDVTIIDSLNKRINFLHLLAEELELEGVHFYHGRAEDFAQDKNFRAQFDLVTARAVARMQILSELTIPYLKLHGKLIALKASSAEDELTQAKNALNLLFAKVIENHDYTLPNGDPRTLTIVEKKKETPNKFPRKAGMPNKRPL, from the coding sequence ATGAAACCTGAAGTATTTTATAAAACCTTGGCAGACCAAGGTATTCAATTAACTGACCAACAAAAACACCAATTTCATCGCTATTTCCAACTATTAGTGGAATGGAATGAAAAAATCAATCTGACAGCTATTACCGAGGAAAGCGAAGTCTATCTGAAGCATTTCTACGATTCTATCGCTCCACTCCTGCAAGGCCATATTCAGAACGAACCTCTTCGGCTTTTAGATATTGGAGCTGGAGCTGGATTTCCTAGCCTACCTATGAAGATCATCTTTCCGCAACTAGATGTTACCATCATTGATTCTCTTAATAAACGAATTAACTTTTTACATTTGCTTGCCGAAGAACTAGAGCTTGAAGGTGTTCATTTCTATCATGGTCGTGCAGAAGACTTTGCACAAGATAAGAACTTCCGTGCACAATTTGACCTTGTCACAGCACGCGCAGTTGCCCGCATGCAGATTCTTTCTGAATTGACTATTCCTTATTTGAAGCTCCACGGAAAATTAATCGCACTTAAGGCGTCCAGCGCAGAAGATGAATTGACCCAAGCAAAAAACGCACTCAATCTCCTCTTCGCAAAAGTCATCGAAAACCACGACTATACTCTTCCAAATGGCGACCCTCGAACATTGACCATCGTCGAAAAGAAAAAGGAAACTCCAAATAAGTTTCCACGCAAAGCTGGTATGCCAAATAAAAGACCCCTTTAA